One genomic region from Rosa rugosa chromosome 1, drRosRugo1.1, whole genome shotgun sequence encodes:
- the LOC133724533 gene encoding U-box domain-containing protein 27-like yields MGRDDLYITVPSFFRCPISLDVMKSPVSLCTGVTYDRASIQRWLDDGNSTCPATMQVLSSKDFVPNRTLHRLIQIWSESARLRKARFESDNSSNSKDQVAELIRQMVDRHSSSSVDSLAKIVRFAKESEENRKFLANCDGFVPLLVEALAGGGGNAGDGSNNIRILEQIVRIIHFLIGEIQDSDELVRLMLKKSGAGAGGGDCLASLLLVLQQGSAESRIASAMVMESVAVSAESKLLIAERDGVLPELLKLTSPEKDSTLIEAGLSCLIAVSVPKRVKVKLVQLGAVKSLSKLLSDSNSTTSTIEKVLKLLETVSSVKEGRAKICEAEEEEGGDCCVSAIVQRLLKASSTATEHAVTILWSVCYLFKERSAQEAVTKANGLTKILLLMQSNCSPFVRQMSADLLKIFRVNSKSTISCYDTKTTHIMPF; encoded by the coding sequence ATGGGAAGGGACGACCTCTACATCACGGTGCCGAGCTTTTTCCGGTGCCCGATTTCACTTGACGTGATGAAATCCCCCGTCAGCCTCTGCACCGGGGTCACCTACGACCGCGCCAGCATCCAGCGCTGGCTGGACGACGGCAACAGCACCTGCCCCGCCACCATGCAAGTCCTCTCTTCTAAGGACTTCGTACCCAACCGCACCCTCCACCGCCTCATACAGATCTGGTCCGAATCGGCGCGTCTCCGAAAGGCGCGATTCGAGAGCGACAACAGCAGCAACTCGAAAGACCAGGTGGCGGAGCTGATTCGGCAGATGGTGGACCGCCACAGCTCCTCGTCTGTGGATTCGCTGGCCAAGATTGTGCGGTTCGCCAAGGAGTCGGAAGAGAACAGGAAGTTTCTCGCCAACTGCGACGGCTTTGTGCCGCTGCTCGTCGAGGCTCTCGCCGGCGGCGGCGGCAATGCCGGCGACGGGAGCAACAACATTCGCATTCTCGAGCAAATCGTCAGGATCATTCATTTTCTGATTGGAGAAATCCAAGACTCTGACGAATTGGTGAGGTTGATGTTGAAGAAGAGCGGCGCTGGCGCCGGTGGTGGAGATTGCTTGGCATCTCTGCTGCTTGTTCTCCAACAGGGAAGCGCCGAGTCTCGAATCGCCTCGGCTATGGTTATGGAGTCGGTCGCCGTGAGCGCCGAGTCCAAGCTCTTGATCGCCGAGCGGGACGGAGTGTTGCCGGAATTGTTGAAATTAACGAGTCCGGAAAAAGACTCCACCCTAATCGAAGCCGGACTGTCGTGCCTCATCGCCGTTTCGGTGCCGAAACGCGTGAAGGTGAAACTAGTCCAACTCGGCGCCGTCAAGTCTCTGTCCAAACTGTTGTCGGACTCGAACTCCACGACGTCGACGATCGAGAAGGTTCTGAAGCTGCTCGAAACGGTGTCGTCGGTGAAGGAAGGGCGGGCGAAGATTTGcgaggcggaggaggaggaaggaggCGACTGCTGCGTGTCGGCGATCGTGCAGAGACTGCTGAAGGCGTCGAGCACGGCGACGGAGCACGCGGTGACGATTCTGTGGAGCGTGTGCTACTTGTTCAAGGAGCGATCGGCGCAGGAGGCGGTGACGAAGGCCAACGGGTTGACCAAGATTCTGCTGTTGATGCAGAGCAATTGCTCGCCGTTCGTCCGGCAAATGTCCGCCGATTTGCTTAAGATTTTCCGGGTGAATTCCAAGTCCACCATTTCGTGTTATGATACTAAGACCACTCATATTATGCCCTTTTGA